Genomic DNA from Candidatus Margulisiibacteriota bacterium:
TACGCTAGGTATGGTTTTATCAGTTAGTAGAAACATTCCCTTTTCACATCAAAGCTTACAAGACGGAAAATGGGACAGACCAGCTTTTCTCGGAACCGAACTGAGGGGTAAGACGCTTGGAATCATTGGGTTAGGTAAAATTGGTAGACAAGTGGCTTTGTATGCTAAAGCATTTGGCATGAAGGTTGTAGGTTATGATGTAGGCGTGACTAATGCTTACCCTGAGTTAGATGGTCTTAAATTACTTGATTTGAATGAAGTATTGTCTACGTCAGACTTTTTAACCTTACATATTCCTAAAAATAAAGATACAGAAGGATTATTCAATAAGAGTATGTTTGATAAAATGAAAGATGGAGTTTTTTTTGTTAATTGTTCTAGAGGTGGAATCGTTGTTGAGAAAGATTTAAAAGACGCAGTAGAGAGTGGCAAGGTTAAGGCAGCGGCTGTAGATGTTTTTTCTGAAGAACCTGCTGGTAAGAGAAATTCATTAATTGGAGTAAAGAATATTATTACAACACCACACTTGGGTGCAGCTACAAAAGAAGCAAAGATTAATGTGGCAATTGATGTCGCCAAACAAGTAGATGCTGTTCTTAGTGGAGATAAAGCAGGTTGTTCTGTGTGTTTATGAAAGCAAAATTTGTTGATAGTAAAGAAAGGGTTCGTTTACTTTTTGAGTAAAGTAAATATAATTAAGGTATGACAAATAAAATAAAAGTATTTTCATTTAGATTTAAGTTTTTTTTAATAATTACTTTATTTTTTCTTTTTTTCTTGGCATCAGCCGTTGTCTTATTCAATAACTTTCAGAAGGACAGGCAGATAGATAGTAAATTAGCTTTTTATGCGTATAATGCCAATGCTGTTCAAAATATATATACATCTTTTTCCAAACTTTTCTATTTGTCATATAAACATTCTGATAGTGTCACTTATGAGGCGAGAAGAGATTTTATTCATTTAATCAATAGTTTAGATTATCAATTTCACAATTTTCTTAGGAGTAGTAATCAATATGGTAGCTCCTATGTTGGAGTTATGCAGAAAGAATATGAGTTTTACATAAAAACTAAGGATTTAATTCAGATACTTTTTGAGAAGAAAATATCACAAGCAGAAAGACAAGCGATTGTTCGTCAGCTTAACTTTCTTGAGGATAGCGTGTTGTCTGAATTGCATCGCATAACTAATGAGAACTATGCAGATGTTTCTTTTGTTTTTCGTCAAAGGACATTGTCGTATGAGAGGTTTTTAGTTTTTTATATAGGAGCACTTATCTTTTTTGTTATTTTTGGATTTGGATCTTTGATTTATTTTTATGTAAAAAACTTTTCTAGCCCATACAAGAAATTTTTAGCTTCAATAGATAGTGTTAAAAATGGAATTTTTGAAAAAACAATAGATGTCAATTCCAATAAGGAATTTAATGAATTAGCTGATGCTTTTAATGGTATGATGCAACGATTGTTTGAGATAGATAAACAATTAAAAGAGCATATAGATAACATTGAAGATATTGTAGAGGCAAAGACTAAAGAGTTAGAAGATAAGAATAAACAGTTAATGGAGCTTGATGAGCTTAAAGATCAATTTCTGCAAAACATTTCGCATGAACTAAGAACACCATTAACTAGCATACTTGGCTATATTGAAATAGTTCTTAACTATGGAAATATACCTAAAACACAAGAAACATTTTTGAGAATAGCACATGAAAATAGTTTATCTTTATTGAAGATTATTAATAAATTGCTTTTGCTAAATGAGGTAGAGTCTGGAAATACAAGGCTCAATTTACAGATGGTAGATGTTAGCGTTTTAATTAACGACACAGTTAAGAAAATTATGATACAAGCCGACAAAAAGAAATTAAAACTTAATGTTAATATTATTAAAGGTAAAAGCGTGAAAGATTTGCTGGTTGAAGTTGATATAGATAATATGGAGAGCGTTTTTTCCAATTTACTTTCCAATGCAATCAAGTTTACCGAAAAAGGACAAATAGATGTTAATGTTACTGGCGGGAAAGACAAGATAGTTGTTGAAATTAAAGATAGTGGTATTGGTATAAAAAAAGAAGACCTGAAAATAATTTTTGATAAATTTAGGCAAGTGGATAATTCGTTAACAAAAATATATGACGGTACTGGTCTTGGTTTATCTATCGTAAAAAACATCATCGAATTACACGGTGCTGACATTAGCGTAGATAGCGTTCTTGGAAAAGGAACGACATTTACTGTTACTTTATATAAAAAACATTAATTAATGGCTTCAATCTTTGATTTCGATTATGAGCTCCCTAAAGAGTTTGTTGCTCAATTACCTTCTGATAAACGTTCTGATTCAAGGTTAATGGTCCTTGATAGAAAAAATAAAAAAATAACTAATAAGATTTTTAATCAACTAGAAGAGTTGTTGGAATCAGGAGATTTGTTAGTTTTCAATAATGCAAAAGTTCTACCAGCAAGGCTTTATGGGAAAAAGCAAACAGGTGGTAAAGTAGAAGTTTTTTTACTGCAAGACAGAAGCAAAGAAGGAGAAATTCTTTGGGAAGTCCTTGTTAAGCCAGGAATAAAAGTTGGAACAGTGGTTTGTTTTTCTTCTGATTTATCCTTTGAGGTTGTTAGTATTTTGGAAGAAGGTAAAAGATTAGTTAGCTTTCAAACAAATTTTGATTTTTTCGAAGTAATAGATAGGTTAGGTCAGATACCGTTACCACCATATATAAATTATGAGGAAACAAAAACAGATTTTTATAAACAAAGATACCAAACAGTTTTTGCTGAAAAAAAGGGGGCGGTAGCTGCTCCTACTGCTGGTCTGCATTTTAATAATGAGCTATTAGAGACATTAAAGAACAAGGGGATTGATAGTACATTTCTGACGCTTTATGTGGGTATTGGTACTTTTCGTCCGATTAAATGTGATAATTATTTAGAGCATATAATGCATAGTGAGAATTATGAAATTTCAACAGAAACCATAGATAAAATTAATGAAACCAAAAGCAAAGGCAAAAAAGTTATCGCTGTAGGGACAACGACTACAAGGGTTTTAGAGGGGGTATTTCAGAAACATGGAAGACTAGAAGCAGGAGAAGGCTCAACAGACATTTTCATTTATCCTGGATTTGAGTTTAAGGTGGCTGACTCTATTATCACAAATTTTCATTTACCTAAATCATCATTATTGTTAATGATTTCAGCGTTTGCAGATAGAGATTTTATAATGCAATCATATGAAACAGCAAAGAAGTTGGGGTATAGATTCTTTAGTTTTGGTGATGCGATGATAATTATTTAACGTAAGTTTATTCCGTAAATAGCTATATTTTTGTTTTTATATTTAACATCAGTAGTAACTTCTTCACCAAACCATTGTGGGGGAACAAAAGTAGCGCTTTCATCAACTGAGCAAAATTCTATTTCAGCTACGAATAAACCTTTGAGATGGCCATGATAGACGTCTAATTGAATGATAAATTCATTATATGGAAGATAATATCTAGTTTTTTTTATTCTTCTGCCTGAAGTAGTTGGCCAGAACTTGTTGTAGTGTTCAAGGGAGATTGTTATTTCGTACTCATCTCGGATAAGTCCTTTCCCTGTTTTAACTGTCATTGTGTATGTTTTATCCAGCTCTCTTAGTCTTACTTCTGTTCCATCTCCATCTACACTAATATATCCTTGGATTATTTCAGCATGTTTGTTTGAGAAGTAATCTGTTGGTAATTTTTTTATGAGAAATTTTCTTTCAATTTCTTTAATCATAGATAAAATATAACCTATTTTTGAGGACTTTACTATACAAGGATGATTATGATATTGGCATACAAAAGAAACAAGTTTTTAGAAAACTTTATTTATTTGTTCGATATATAAAAGAATATAGTATATTATTAGGAAGAATAAAATTTAAAAACAGGGTAGTAAGTTTAGGTAATAACATAAATGGAGGGGTTACATTGATTTCACAAACAGCGGAATGGATAAAGTTAGAAGAATTAGCAACAAAAGAGATTAATATTAAAGAACAATTTCAGTTGGATCCTCAACGTTTAGAGAAGATGAGTTTTTCTTTAGGCGAAATGTATTTGGACACGTCAAAGAATAGGGTTACGCAGGAAATTATGTTGGCGTTATATAATTTAGCCAAGGTTTCTGATGTTAGTGATTGGGCTGACAAGATGTTTTCTGGTGAAATGATAAACACCACAGAAAAGAGAGCTGTTCTACACGTTGCTTTACGTAATGTTAAGTTAGATTCTAACAAGTTTATTCCTAAATCTTCGATTTTTACTGAAGGCAAAGACGTCATGCCAATGGTCTGTGATGTTTTAAATAGGATGTCAGTTTTTACTGATAAGGTCAGGAGTGGTCAGTGGAAGGGTGCAACTGGTAAAAGAATAAAGACAGTTGTGAATATTGGCATAGGAGGGTCTGATTTAGGCCCGAAAATGCTTGTTAGGGCATTAGAACCGTATAGAACTAAAGAAATTACCTTCCATTTTGTTTCCAATGTTGATGGACAAGATATTTATGAAGTTTTACAAAAGTGTAACCCTGAAGATGCTTTGTTTATTGTTGCTTCTAAAACATTTACAACTCAAGAAACTATGCAAAATGCTGTTACCGCTAAGAATTGGTTCTTAGCTAAGATGAAAGATAAAGATGTTGCTAAACATTTTGTAGCAGCCTCTACAGCTGAAAAAGAAGTTTCTGAATTTGGGATAGACCTCGAGAATATGTTTCCTTTTTGGGAATGGGTCGGAGGTAGATATTCTTCCCCATCAGCAATTGGTTTGCCAATCATGTTATCTATTGGTAAAGATGCTTATGCAGATTTATTGGCAGGGTATAACCTTATGGATGAGCATTTTTTAAATACTCCAGTCGAAAAAAATATTCCCATGAACTTAGCGTTATTGGGTATTTGGTATAATAATTTCCTTGGTGCTGAGACCATGGCAATGCTCCCTTATGACCAACGTTTAGAAAGATTTGCTGCCTATTTTCAACAAGGAGATATGGAAAGCAACGGTAAAGTTATTACCCGAGATG
This window encodes:
- the queA gene encoding tRNA preQ1(34) S-adenosylmethionine ribosyltransferase-isomerase QueA, with amino-acid sequence MASIFDFDYELPKEFVAQLPSDKRSDSRLMVLDRKNKKITNKIFNQLEELLESGDLLVFNNAKVLPARLYGKKQTGGKVEVFLLQDRSKEGEILWEVLVKPGIKVGTVVCFSSDLSFEVVSILEEGKRLVSFQTNFDFFEVIDRLGQIPLPPYINYEETKTDFYKQRYQTVFAEKKGAVAAPTAGLHFNNELLETLKNKGIDSTFLTLYVGIGTFRPIKCDNYLEHIMHSENYEISTETIDKINETKSKGKKVIAVGTTTTRVLEGVFQKHGRLEAGEGSTDIFIYPGFEFKVADSIITNFHLPKSSLLLMISAFADRDFIMQSYETAKKLGYRFFSFGDAMIII
- the pgi gene encoding glucose-6-phosphate isomerase; the encoded protein is MRTLLYKDDYDIGIQKKQVFRKLYLFVRYIKEYSILLGRIKFKNRVVSLGNNINGGVTLISQTAEWIKLEELATKEINIKEQFQLDPQRLEKMSFSLGEMYLDTSKNRVTQEIMLALYNLAKVSDVSDWADKMFSGEMINTTEKRAVLHVALRNVKLDSNKFIPKSSIFTEGKDVMPMVCDVLNRMSVFTDKVRSGQWKGATGKRIKTVVNIGIGGSDLGPKMLVRALEPYRTKEITFHFVSNVDGQDIYEVLQKCNPEDALFIVASKTFTTQETMQNAVTAKNWFLAKMKDKDVAKHFVAASTAEKEVSEFGIDLENMFPFWEWVGGRYSSPSAIGLPIMLSIGKDAYADLLAGYNLMDEHFLNTPVEKNIPMNLALLGIWYNNFLGAETMAMLPYDQRLERFAAYFQQGDMESNGKVITRDGERVDYQTGPVIWGEPGTNGQHAFYQLIHQGTKLIPCDFIACINPAHPYRKEHHDKLIANFIAQQEALMNGKSKEQLIAEGCSEELIPHKTFEGNRPSNAIFLQELSPKTLGMLVAMYEHKIFTQGIIWQVLSFDQWGVQLGKELAGVILKDIESGSPRSHDPSTTALIKKYLKD
- a CDS encoding hydroxyacid dehydrogenase, which codes for MSKEKILISDKLSEEGLLILNKKYQVDVLTGLSEEELVSIVADYDAMIVRSETNVTKKIINATKKMKIIGRAGVGVDNIDVQAAHNKGIVVVNSPEGNTVAAAEYTLGMVLSVSRNIPFSHQSLQDGKWDRPAFLGTELRGKTLGIIGLGKIGRQVALYAKAFGMKVVGYDVGVTNAYPELDGLKLLDLNEVLSTSDFLTLHIPKNKDTEGLFNKSMFDKMKDGVFFVNCSRGGIVVEKDLKDAVESGKVKAAAVDVFSEEPAGKRNSLIGVKNIITTPHLGAATKEAKINVAIDVAKQVDAVLSGDKAGCSVCL
- a CDS encoding CYTH domain-containing protein, whose translation is MIKEIERKFLIKKLPTDYFSNKHAEIIQGYISVDGDGTEVRLRELDKTYTMTVKTGKGLIRDEYEITISLEHYNKFWPTTSGRRIKKTRYYLPYNEFIIQLDVYHGHLKGLFVAEIEFCSVDESATFVPPQWFGEEVTTDVKYKNKNIAIYGINLR
- a CDS encoding HAMP domain-containing sensor histidine kinase, producing the protein MTNKIKVFSFRFKFFLIITLFFLFFLASAVVLFNNFQKDRQIDSKLAFYAYNANAVQNIYTSFSKLFYLSYKHSDSVTYEARRDFIHLINSLDYQFHNFLRSSNQYGSSYVGVMQKEYEFYIKTKDLIQILFEKKISQAERQAIVRQLNFLEDSVLSELHRITNENYADVSFVFRQRTLSYERFLVFYIGALIFFVIFGFGSLIYFYVKNFSSPYKKFLASIDSVKNGIFEKTIDVNSNKEFNELADAFNGMMQRLFEIDKQLKEHIDNIEDIVEAKTKELEDKNKQLMELDELKDQFLQNISHELRTPLTSILGYIEIVLNYGNIPKTQETFLRIAHENSLSLLKIINKLLLLNEVESGNTRLNLQMVDVSVLINDTVKKIMIQADKKKLKLNVNIIKGKSVKDLLVEVDIDNMESVFSNLLSNAIKFTEKGQIDVNVTGGKDKIVVEIKDSGIGIKKEDLKIIFDKFRQVDNSLTKIYDGTGLGLSIVKNIIELHGADISVDSVLGKGTTFTVTLYKKH